Genomic segment of Clostridium sp. Marseille-P299:
TTTCTGGATTAAATATTTCTAACGATGCATATCCTTCTATCCCTCCATTGGTTTCTAATTCAATTAGTGATATATATTCATTTTCGGGCAGCCAATGCTTCCAAATTTCATCACATAACCTGTTATACGTAAAAACTCTTTGATTTAAATCACTGCATATTCCTGTAAATCGTGCAAATGTTAATGGAAGTAGTGTTAATTCATCAAACTCATCGCTAACTGCGTTTGAAATATTCTCACATCCAATATGATATGAAAACGTATGTGTGTCATTATCACACTTATAACAGAAAATCCCCAAAATCTTATCTGACTGACATAACTTTTTCAGCTTCGATATTCTACCATCTGCAACCCCCTCATACCACATTTCAAACTGCATTTGCATACTATTTTCCCAAGGTACCATTTTTCCAAAACCAAGATATTTTTTCTCTGGTTGAGTGATTATGCCCTTAAACATTCTTCCCTCCATAATATAATGAGTTCCTAAATAATTGATAAGTAATAAACAATGTTTTATACTTTGCTATAGAACCTAATTATAGAACTTTGTTATTCATTTTCGTTAAGATGTTTCAATCATTAATACTCACACTGCAGCCCTTTCATACAATAATAAATACCAATAATAAAACAAAACAATTCACCGAATCCACCCAAATGGCTTTGTGGATCAATCATAAAAAATCCACCAACTAGAATGATTGCGATACCTAATAGTATCATTTTAAGACCATGCATTGTGTAATCCTTTCAAAATTCAAATTAGTCTGTATCATTTATCATCTCTTTATAGATTAATACATAATCTTCCAATTTTCAATATTAATAGTATTATTATGTTAAAATCCCATTACAAATCCATCATGAAAGTCTGTTAGCTTTTGTATTACTTCGCTAGCCGTCATATACTTTATTTTTCTACCCATCTTTCCCTTCTTGAATCACCGTTTACTCAATTAACTTATTATATCCTTGCAATAAAAAAACTACCAACAAAATATTGATAGTTAGTAGTCTAGAACTATAATGTTTTAGATTAATAATCATTTTGACTTTTTGTTCTCAATTGCATGAACAATAAAAGCTCCCGCTGTAGCAATCGAAAAAATAATACCTAGTTCTGGTAGTAAAAAACACCCCAAATAACCTACAATTATAGTTACAATGAATGTTATGATTGCTCTATTCATATCTACTTCTCCTTTTGTAAATCATTGTTATTACTATATTGTAATGTATTATTTTCCAACTAGCAATATTAAGTTGTCAATCTTCAATTACATTTATGATTCTAGTTTACCTCAATAAAAAACTACCAACTAAATATTGATAGTTGGTAGTCAAGATATATATATGTAATTTGCTTGATTTGGGTTATACTCATAATCCCTGTATAAAGGCTTCAATTTCAAAATTAACTTGTTCGGAATTGTCACCATTAGAAAAGTGAGCGGCGTTCTTAATAATATGTAGCGGATAGCTTGTGCGTTTAGACCAGTCCTCGCAGTATTTTCTTACTTTACCTGTTTTATCACTATCTCCGAGCAGAATAAGAACAGGAAAAGAAAACGTAACTTCTTTATTCTCTGCCGCAAATTTCCCGTACGCAATTCCCATTTGTTCAATAATTTCTGCTTTCGTCAGTGGTTGCAGCATCTCTAACATTTTGTTGTAGGAATATGACGATTTGGAAACAGACTTTGCCATGCTTTTTCTCAGCATACCGTCCGGAAACCATTTTGC
This window contains:
- a CDS encoding GyrI-like domain-containing protein produces the protein MFKGIITQPEKKYLGFGKMVPWENSMQMQFEMWYEGVADGRISKLKKLCQSDKILGIFCYKCDNDTHTFSYHIGCENISNAVSDEFDELTLLPLTFARFTGICSDLNQRVFTYNRLCDEIWKHWLPENEYISLIELETNGGIEGYASLEIFNPENPSNVPYNFEIWLPVKNK